gctttgcgcatgtttgtgtgtcttCTTATCCCTCAGTGCAGGAAGCGGCCAAACTCATCAGTTAtcattcacaaaaaaaaaaaaatgcggtaATTTGTCCCGTCATTTTCGTTTAGTACTGTAAAGTAAAGGGACGCCTCACGATAATAAGAAAATGATGAAACTGtagtttttgtttcgttatctttttttttcttttcttttttacctttgccTCTTTTAAGTGAGgtaaaggtaaaaaagaaaaaaaagaaaaaagaaaaaaaattagttcACGGGAAAACAACTTCACAACTGATATGCAAGCATGCAAAAGTAAGCAATAAATTGTAagaggcagaaaaaaaaaaacaaaaaaaaacaaaaaaaaaagaaaaaaaagaagtttgaaaggtattcaaaacaaaacaaaacaaaaaaattaaaaagaatcaaagcaacttcacaaagaaaaaaaagaaaaagaaaaagagggtacACAGAAATGAATCAATGTCACAAcgagagaaataaataaaagaggagATATTTGCCACGCAGAATGGAGGGAGGTACACactgaaggggaaaatgtaaataaatattatgaAAGTATTGAAACCGCTTGACGGAATaaacaatgataacaataataaagggaaataaaagggaaataaaaggtGCCTCAAATTACCGTAATGATACCGAAGCAGAGGTGTACACGCCGCCATCAAACAAATGATGGCAACgtcaatttaaaaaatataaatatatacacaaaaaaagatgtgaaaaaaaaaaatcacggCGAAAGAGATCtcagaaaaaattaacaaaggatgaaaaggacatatgtgtgtgtgagtgtgtgagtgtgtgagagagagtCGCCTCATACAAaatgctcctttttttttttgttttgtttgagcCATCagcacctttcttttttttttttaatccatCATTATTGTTAATAATCCTCATCTCAACATTTTCtcttgtattttctttttttttcttttccacttcaTTTCATCATCACGGCTCATCCCCATTTCAAACACCGTCATTTCAACCTTTCGTTTCCCTTtcaaacacataaacacacgtaagaaaaaaagaaagaaaagaaaaacaaagctccagaaggggggaggaaaaaaaaaaagatgtatAAATTTAAATATAACCAAATATTCGTAtaattttgtgtgtttttgtttctttttttttcttttaatttttctcttttagtgTTTGTTACTCCCGTAAcctccattcattcattcattcattcatgcAACATTCTCtcttgtattttcttttattttctctcttacaTCATTTCTCTTGTCCGTATGTGACTTTGCGCGTGTgaggtttctttttttttttttttcctctctctctccaccTTCATTTGAACCTCctcaaacgcaaaaaaaaaaaaagaaaaaaatgtgtgcttgtatatatacgtttaaacatacgtatatatatatatatatatatatataatatataatataatattaatataatataatatatatgtgtacgtatatatatataaatatatgtctgtgtgtgtttgtatgtgtttatgtAAAAGGCGTAATTCACTGGGCAGCAGTTCCTTCCAACAGAGTTGAAATAATTGTAATGACTGCATGACACTCagccatttatttatttatttatctaaAATATTGACGGTTTCGATGCATCCGCAACGACAGGCGGTTATGTGTGCTCtctcattttcctttcagttccttcacacATTTGCGTCTTCATAAGTACATTTATACTCAATAGTCTCATTATTTCCAACAAtgatataataataacaaatttATGTTGTTAAGAATGATATCCaaaacatttctttttatcattgttattatttgcatatttctttttttttttcattctaaCCTGTTCATATCTTACAACTGCTCCGTGTAATCCTCTCCATTAAATATcgtcattttgtttttctttttttttttctctacctttttttttctttttttttcttgaactctttcctcttcagcttgagtggaaaaaaaaaaacacaaaaacacacacacacacacaaaacaaaaaaaaatttggaGGAAGCGGgaacagagaaagaaagaaagaaaaaaaacaataataataacaataacaataacaacagcaggagCGCGCGCCTTTGCttcattcctttctctctttttttttttccgtttcactcattcattttctttacttttctttttctttttcttttcaataatcataatcatagcagaaacgaaaaggaagtgaaataacgtgaagcaaaaaaagaaagtgaatacCATTGAGATACTGAAGTGTATAAGtaaagtatatataaatataaataatatataaaccAAAATgcatgtatatttatttataatttcATGTGGCCGCGGAAGCTCACCGGCGCGCATactctaaaaagaaaaaaaagaagaaaaacataagaagtataatattaataataataataatagtacgATATAATAAAATACCCTTTCAGTATCTGTCATCattatttgaaaaaaaaaacaagaaaagaaaagaaaggggggaaattacGAAgtttgtcgtttttttttcccttttcgaagggggggggggtgttGCTGGTttacatttcattttttattttttattattgttatttttcctctacaccaaaaaaaaaaaaagaaggacgaTGGACAGCACAACGatgatatttaaaaaaaaaaagaacaatgatGGTACAATAATAACCgaacaaaacgaaataaaacaaaaaaaaagaaaagaaacaaatgaagcgGAGGAAATTTCTCACCTCCCATAAAAACTTCTTTCAGTtgatataaataaatatttaaatattgCATAACGTTCATACGagtatataaaaataataataataataacagacaACAAAGAGCGTGCAcccaaaagaaggagggatttaaaaaaaaagagaaaaaaagagagaaaaaaaaacgttcgTATATAATTATTGGCGTTATAATATAAAACTATATAATTTCTtatttgaaacaaaaaaagaaaaacaatcaaGGATTTCATAGTTTACAAATATTTGTACGTGAACAATAATACATTCGCGGACATGAACACAGATATTCATTGAAGAAtagaagcaggaaaaaaaaaaaagaagagcgtACAtgtaacaaataaaaataaaaacaattattCATGAGCAAAtgatacaaacaaacatgtacagatacacacacgtatatatgcaaatgtacatgtcattttttctctcttctgtGGGAGCTGCTTGAACGGAAATCttgacaaaacaacaacaataataataataataataaaagcaacaataagaaggggaaaagggagggggaaagaaaaagaaaagaaaagaaatttgaTAGCGATTTGTAAATAATCGAATCAAATAAAATTGAACAAATATTTCATGCAaacatgcatatataaatatataaatatatgtgtgtgtatttgtcccttttttctttttcttttctctgttCTCCCTCTCATTTGCCCTCATAATTCATAGCAGCATCCGTGTCACCGAGTTTATCTGTGAAGAATAGTTACCATATAATTAATATCACAATGatgatggtaataataataataataatgagcgaataatgaaaaacacaaaaaaacacaaaaaaacaaaaacagacacacagtagtagtagtaataataataataataataaaagtggcATATAAAgacgaggaggaggggggcggGGAGGAGACaatttaacaaaaagaaaaaagaaaaaatcatttaattttcatttttattacaCAATGCACTTGTCATCTCCCCTCATCTTTCTGTTACCGCCcctatgattattattatcattattattattattattattgctagtGCTGTTATCATCATAATCATGACCTTTCGCGGATATCACCGCGTGTCATTTCTGCCATTCATCCGATAAATCCCGTcgatgcctttttttttttgttttttccctctttttttttttatttcattctttttcctccctcacttataaataaataaacaagtaaataataaatgattTCTcatagttttctttttacggTTTCAGCTTCAGGAGTCATGGCAACAGCATTACGGCGGATGAAAgcaggggagaggaaaatcaaaatatttctcttttttttttttaagaaaaaaaaagaacaagaaaataCAATCTTGTGAGTTTGAAAAGccgtaaatatatatatatatatatttatttatttataatatatttataatatatttataatatatttataatggATAGAGGGAATTGACAATGCAACACAAtaacagcacaaaaaaaagaaaacgaaaaaaaaaaaagaaaagacaagaCAAGACAAGttgcccctcccccctcctccaacaacaaaaaaaaaagaaaaaactctTTGATTACCCGTCATCCTCTGTAAAGAGTCATTTAATTctactttcactttttttttctttttttctttttttttttttttagcctctcatttcctctcgtttcatttcataattttgaaacaaaatattcatcctctcttttcttttcttttcttttctttcttttttttctttttttttttttgatactcGACAAAGTGTAGAAATTCATCACATGCATCCAAAACACCACACGAAACGTATatctcaaaagaaaaaaaaaaaagaaaagacaaacacaaacacaaatttaTTCATCAACGCCATCATATTCATTCGCTATCCCAATCTCATCAATTCCCTTAACTTTTCCCACcagttccctttttttttctttttttttctttttttttctttttttttcttttcttttctcttttcatacGTGAGTACATTTCTTCTATTCGTACATCCATCCTTATCTCCCCACAACGGCATACACCCCCGTTAAGATctaatgcaaaaacaaaacaaaacgaaacaaaacacacacgagagggaaaaaaaaagataaaaaaagataaaaaaaaaagaaaaaaaaagattcccatttctgctttttatcaaacccccacacacacacaaacacaaacacaaacaaacacacatgaaaTATACGaattatatacatatatatatatatatatatatgtattcgtACACTTgacatgcatatatttacGATAATCACACACGTGCCAAATGCAAATGTGACAAAtttacatataaatatttataaataaataaacaaaaattaataatGCACATAATACAAAGGTGGATACgacatgtgcgtgtgtgcttgcacttttttatttatttttttatttttttctctccctcctccctcccccccccccgtgcgggtaaaaaaaaaaattatattgtTCAATCGTATTCAAACCTTAAcactttgcttttcttttatctccttctctctttctttctttcttttttttttcgttttcctttactcCTCGGtaaactttttattttacattcTTGTCATCGTTATATTACATTATATTacattatatttatttattgttagTTTTAAGTTATTTATTATAAGAGATGaacttatttctttcttttcttttcttttaaaatctTTTTTCGAATTTCAGTTCTTTACGTTAGGAAATGGGAAACACCCACCTGCCCCAAAgtacgaaaacaaaaataaagaaaaagaaaaagaaagaaaagtaaagaagacaatgaaaaataacgacaataatattatatttatttttatttttatttttatttttatttttatttttatttttatttttatttttactattgttgttaaaaaagaaaaaaaaacgctgcGCGTGGTGGAATTTCTACTGTgaagtgaaagaaacaaaaacacacacacaacagcagagctaaatttcttttatgaaatatatatatatttatttatttatttatttatttaaaaaaaaaagcaattcGCATCAGTGTCTTTGCGTACGTATACGCCACCGTAATGAAACTTCatggaacaaacaaacaaacacaaaaaacacaaaaaagaaaaatgtggaactgcttttttttttatctattcgtttctcttttctttttaaaaaaaaaaatcctttttctttttttaggtTCTTTCAGTcttcaatattattattattattattgtctgttgtgttttttttttttatggacGTGTGAGTGGAAGAAGCAACGGCAGCGAGTTCCATGACATAATGTCATTCAAACGataatacaaaaacaaaacaaaaaacgaaaggaaatgaaatgaaatgaatagAAAACATTGGAATAGAAATGGACAGCAGCAATTTgtatataaaataaaaaagatatgATATGCTTTGTCTCCTGTAAACCAACACAataacaaatacaacagaCACAGTAACCATACAATGatggtacaaaaaaaaaaaagaaaaaagaaaaaagaaaaaagaaagagaatatAGTCAGAAACACGCATACaagcatacatatatttcacgtgtaaatatatagaggtatatataaatataaaagtaaatatatatatatatatatataatatatatatatataaataaatatatgcaaatatatataaatatatatatagagagagattAGTGGTGCATTGATATAACGTTTCCCATCATGGTAACATCATATAAAGGCTCCACATAATCAAGTAGCAAAGTCTGTATGAAAGTGTCAGGGGGATTTGATAAAGCAAGGGAAAAGTACGGTGAAAGCCAAAActgggggggaaaaagaaagagggagtaagagatctttttttttgtgttttttttttttttgagagcagtaaaacacaaacaaaaacacacaaaaaaacaaaaacaagaacaaaaacaaaagggtggaaaaacaaatatttttcgttttctttactttccttttttttttctttttcaaatgAAAAGACATCATCAGTTCCCCTTGAGTACTTTTAATGTCCTTCATTTATTCTCCATTTATTCATCATGCAGGTGCCTATTAcccgctgttgtttttttttttcacttcttcccctttttgttgttgttatttgtttgtttgtttgtttttctctcatTTATCTCATGCATATTAACTAATTCAAACACCACTAAACCATTCTCACTAATTCATccatccacaaaaaaaaaaaaaaaattactcaTTTACTAAATCACTATAATCATTTCCATTCACTCAATTCATTCACGCACTAAACCATTTTACACAACAGTTCAACAACATAATTCATTCACGTACTCTTTTTGGCTAAGCCCCTTTTTCTCTAGCCTTATACccacatttccttttctttttttttctttgcaaaacaaaaacaaaacaaacacgcacaaacacgcacaaacaaacatataaataaatacaaaacaaaataaaacaaaataaaatagataAAAAGTaaccttcttctcttctcttttcttattttctttttttttctttttttttttttgtttcaatcgCCAATGTGTGGGGAACAATTTCTTCTACTTTACCTCAGAGAGGTagacacaaataaataaataaaacaaaagggcgGAGGCACTTCTCGTGTGTTCATTTAAtgccgtcttttttttttttggtttttcatacgtgtttgttcgtttgcgTATTTGtgcgttttattttgttttcacctacttatttatttatttgtttatttatttatgcgttttcctttctttgattTTACACACACTCTGGTGTTGACAACCAAGTCAAAAGTATGAGAAAttctctttgctttgtttccctcttccttcttccttcaagaaaataataataattaataataataataataaaccaTACGCAAGAAACGTACCaaaatttattattttctctttcttttctctttttttttttctttttctttttctttttctgaaggaaggaaggaaggaagagccgatgaggaaacaaaaaacaaaaaacaaaaacaaaaacaaaactaaaactaaaactcgaaaaagtgggaaaagtggcaaaacaaaaacaggaagggaaagggaaacttGCATGCCATTCATTGACGACGACTCTATCATCATAGGACTGATATGTTGTCACTACTATCggattttctcttcatttctcttgtattttcttcaattttgtttgaaattctcctttttctcacCACCAGTTTTGATCCAAATAATCCAACCTACTCATAACgatgacaacaacaatataaataataacaataatacgttcttcctcttctccggTTGTTTAGTTGACAGTTTCACCTTTgcttgtttcttcatttttttttttcttcttcttcatttttctttcttttttttttctttttctcaacATCCAATTGATTTCTCTCATCATTCTCACGtctacgaaaaaaaaaaaaatcactacCAACACAATCAAAacaatcaaaacaaaaaaaaagggggaaaaaacaaccaTAACAACAGATAAAAGGGAATTAAAAAGGGAATTAAAAAGGAattaaaaagggaaaagtaagtggagggaaaagaaatgagaGGAAACGCCACTACAATACAAATCTCTTCttttatatacaaatatattattattattattattgttattattatcatcattgttgctatttttttttttcctctctcacattctcttttgcctttttcctACACGTAATGTCATGCTACGCCATTAAAACACTGCTAAAATGGAGATATGAATTGTCATTTCCCATTATtccaatttttcttttctttcttttttctttaaaaataataataataataaaaacaatttttcttcttctttaccACTCTTCTCATACAGTACAAAGCAATAGTATGCAacgatgataataacaataacaagatGCTAATAACAATACTAACAgtaagataataataacaaaaataataataataataagatgctaataataataaccgtGACGGAACGTGATGCGGTACGACATGACATGACGAAGAGGCaagtgagaagaaaaaaaaaagaaggaaaaaaaagggaaaaaaagaaaagaaaagaaaaatgtcatttcactttctttttatctttttttttcctttttttttttctcttcctgtttccttcttgtttttctttctttcttctgaTCTTCTCCCCTCTCCCATCCGCCCctcacacaaaaacacaaacatatgcgTATAACCTTCTCTccattcttcctctttttttttctttttttttcccccttttgtttcactaCTCATCCTCTTTcccatttatatatatatttttagaTATATattatcccttttttcttcgcctttttattttttttttcctttccatcatCATTTGGTTGAAGCGGTACCTCTCATTtacacacattttctttcacttttctATATTTGTgtagttattattatcatagtaaacaacaataataataataacaataataataacaataaattgggaaacaaaacaaaaaacacacacacatttccCATCATCCATCTCTCTCAACTCAAATTTCATCTTTCATTGTTGTCTTcgttgtttcccctccccccctccctttttttttgttttgttttgttttcttttcttttcatcgctcttttaaatataaaacacatatataacaaaaaaaaaaaggtaagataaaaaaaaaaaaatcaaattgCTTCCCTTTACAGTGGTGTGTAAAATCCgctaaactttttttttctcaataaCACGACGCACatacaaaagaagaaagaaatgaaaaaaagaaaaaaaagaaaaaacagggcaaacaaacgaaccatttttctttctgacCTTGTTTGCgccttcgtttgtttgtttttgctcatctcatttcctttcatctcatttctttttttttttcatttctttcttcttttactattattattttttttttctttctccacctttccttggtttcttttcctatatatttctttttctttttccattttccttctttcatgagcacacacacattcacacatacatatgcaCACTATTATATTACTGCTTCCGCTCCATTAGCAAactcaaaaaacaaaaaaaacaaaaaaagacagtATAAAAACACTTCGCATACACCCATTCAAACAAattactccctttttttctttttttttcctttttttctttttttgttttcttttcctttttttttttgttgttgttgttatggTGGaggttgtggttgttgtggttttcattttatttttatttgttttctttatatatatatatatattttttttttcttttctttcttttaaaaaaaaaaatcacccaTTCATATGaacaaacatatattttatataaaatatatatatatatatatattcattcattcattcatttgtgtatatatttataaattaTTCCCTTCTGCCTCTCAACTTAATCTTCTTTACAACTTTCACATTCACATGGAAGTAAATGttaagtggaaaaaaaaaagtcatataaggcttttttttgttttttttcctcttttccttttttcagcctcttttctctcccaaaaaaaaaaaaaaaacaaagggaataaataaataaatataaagaatgggatttttttttcgtttttcgtttttttttaaaaaaaaaaaacaagtaacaaggagtgaagaggaaaaacaaaacaaaaaacccacacaaaaacacaaacacacaaacacaccgacaaaaaggaaaaaaaaagaaaaaaaattgaaaaaaagaaaaagaaaaagggaaataataataataatcatcatcatcataatcataatgataataataaaattgcAGAATATGGGATGTACGAAAAATATATTTGAAATGTAAATGTTAAATGAGTTTGATAATGTAGCTGCAAATCACTTAGTCCTCTATGTTGTAGTTCCGTCGCATCTCCTGTAGAGCCGCCGCCACTGCAGCCCGCCTTGCGCACATAAAACCAGGCATCTGACGACGCTGAGCATATAATTGCATGGCGGCTGTAAATGGAGCTGGAGGTTCCATCATTCGACCTGCTGGTGTTAAACGAGCGGAGGCACGCAATGATCCATTTGGCATCATCTTCAATTTAtttacaaaataaagaaagaaaaatataaaaatatataactataataaaaaaaaaaatgataataataataatgataaacgCTGAGGAAGGTAAATAAGTGAATAAATGTATATAAACTAATGtggcaaaagagaaaaagagagaaaaaagtccGAAAACGAAACTAAACGaaccaaaataataatgataatgctaataataatttttttaaaaaaaaattgaagatTGAATGCACAAATGGACGAGAAACTAACAAACGGGGTAACTGTGTTTGCCTGCGAACCAGTACTGTATGCAAAAGTATATCGCGCAAACGAGAAAtcgcaaagaaaagggtggaaAATTCGGGAAGAACTTTTGAATTTAAACCTAATGgtaccaaaaaaagaaaaaagaaagaggaaaaaaaagaaggaaaaaggagatggGTAGAAAcatgaaaagaaagtgttCAAACACATATTCATTCAAAGCACAGAGGATTCAATAGTGTTACATTCAAGTTTCATGatttcaacagcaacaaaaaaaatgaaaaaaaaaggtcacaAAAAGAATAGATTAAGCGCCACATAATGGAAAGGAgcataatgataacaataatcaTAAACATGCCGTACTTAAAACGGAGAAATGGTGGgaaaatgcaaatataatatgatataaatatatttcatAAGTTCATATATGGTTCCATGCCTCTCCAACAGTCAACGTTCCATTCAATATTCCCACTTGCATGCACTTccgtaattttttttttgacttttctAGGCAACCCAACAGCGACGGCGGTGAGGTCAtattctatttatttatttatttttttgtccgctctctctttttttttttctagaaacaaaaaagaaagaaaagtccTGCAACGTGTACGCTAAGATATGAACCTTATTACTTTCCTCATGCCTTCTGTCTAAGGCAATAAAACATGCAAATGCATATGTACTCACTACATaactaataatattatttaaATTGATTCCAACATTTCATGTGGCTTAAGGTACGACACAAAcaactaaagaaaaaagaaaaaaataaagggaaaagtCGCAATTACAAATACaccaagtgaaaaaaaaaagaggggaaaacataaatatata
This region of Trypanosoma brucei brucei TREU927 chromosome 1, complete sequence genomic DNA includes:
- a CDS encoding hypothetical protein, unlikely (gene predicted by glimmer); the protein is MMPNGSLRASARLTPAGRMMEPPAPFTAAMQLYAQRRQMPGFMCARRAAVAAALQEMRRNYNIED